A portion of the uncultured Fretibacterium sp. genome contains these proteins:
- a CDS encoding serpin family protein: MLQFARYFFGVAKVAAFCLFSLACLMAAENAAAAGTDEAEKTPPTLSAVRAIDGFALRAAAEFRRSDGDFFFSPYSILSVLGMAYEGSAGVTREAMAKALSLDDGFHASLGALSAGLRERMDGQEGQPVLNDTNRVWLMKGLTPRSGFSDVLSRDYGGVAEELDFKDAPEEAKQRINGWVSDRTKGRIKGLILDVPKDTRMILTNAVYFKGRWLRPFRPELTVPEPFHVTEAESRDVPMMKEDREYLYAEAEGVKLLKLSYGGSASMLLAMPEQGAMDELLKDLAHRDGLDLIRRWQASMTKHQVDVWLPKFKMEERYELKELLTAFGMGQAFSDSADFSAMTESKEPICIDSVMHKTFLEVDEEGAEAAAATGATMRFASALLPQLPPRAEFHADRPFLFFILDDATGAILFMGTQSFK; this comes from the coding sequence ATGTTGCAGTTTGCGAGGTACTTTTTCGGGGTGGCGAAGGTCGCTGCGTTCTGCCTGTTCTCCCTGGCGTGCCTGATGGCGGCGGAGAACGCGGCCGCGGCGGGGACCGACGAGGCCGAAAAAACGCCCCCCACTCTCTCGGCCGTCCGTGCTATTGACGGTTTTGCCCTCCGCGCGGCGGCAGAGTTTCGGAGGTCGGACGGGGACTTCTTCTTCTCCCCCTATAGCATCCTGTCCGTGCTGGGCATGGCCTACGAGGGCTCCGCGGGCGTAACCCGTGAGGCGATGGCGAAGGCGCTCTCCCTGGACGACGGTTTTCATGCGTCCCTTGGGGCCTTGTCCGCCGGGCTGCGGGAACGGATGGACGGACAGGAGGGGCAGCCGGTCCTGAACGACACCAACCGCGTGTGGCTGATGAAGGGGCTGACGCCCCGAAGCGGGTTCAGCGACGTGCTGAGCCGGGACTACGGCGGAGTGGCGGAGGAGCTGGACTTTAAGGACGCGCCGGAGGAGGCCAAACAGAGGATCAACGGCTGGGTGTCCGACAGGACGAAGGGCCGCATCAAGGGCCTGATCCTCGACGTACCGAAGGACACGCGCATGATCCTGACGAACGCCGTGTACTTCAAGGGACGGTGGCTCCGGCCCTTCCGTCCGGAGCTCACGGTTCCGGAACCCTTCCACGTCACGGAGGCGGAGTCGAGGGACGTCCCCATGATGAAGGAGGACAGGGAGTACCTCTACGCGGAGGCGGAGGGGGTGAAGCTCCTGAAACTGTCCTACGGCGGGTCCGCTAGCATGCTGCTGGCCATGCCGGAGCAGGGGGCGATGGACGAGTTGCTGAAGGACCTCGCCCACCGCGACGGGCTTGACCTCATCCGACGCTGGCAGGCTTCCATGACCAAGCACCAGGTGGACGTGTGGCTGCCCAAATTCAAGATGGAGGAACGGTACGAGCTGAAGGAGCTCCTGACGGCGTTCGGGATGGGGCAGGCCTTCTCGGACTCCGCGGACTTTTCCGCCATGACGGAGAGCAAAGAGCCGATCTGTATCGACAGCGTCATGCACAAGACGTTCCTGGAGGTGGATGAGGAGGGGGCCGAGGCCGCGGCGGCCACGGGCGCGACGATGCGTTTCGCCTCGGCCCTGCTCCCGCAACTCCCGCCGCGCGCGGAGTTCCACGCCGACCGGCCCTTCCTGTTCTTCATCCTGGATGACGCGACGGGGGCGATCCTCTTCATGGGGACCCAGAGCTTCAAGTAA
- a CDS encoding CsgG/HfaB family protein has translation MRVRKSVVLASLFALALFALPSWAGEEKVRIGVFQFESKTSGVSQQQANAVMDMMTRALASSKSISVIERAQLDKVGKEIKLGQSGLVDASTAAEVGRVAGVQYILLGAVTELNKKASGGAIPLFGNIGIATGSEEAQATIDVRIVDTSTAEVKLALSETGYSSNEVSGLYLGGAVLAEGTFDGLESRAIADSVTRLAARIRGTLGGESSHVVAVADKEATIDIGSSMGAKEGALYLVYADGKTIRGMSGEEIGRERLAFAVLKVREATPTYSNCTFVKGGKAALVRRGDKVEPISSRMIKSLKFAGSRPAASSGTFEQIFGNAPKDGEVPQAAPAGDVTAANPETPPSAPIAEQPKPDTKPATGEAKVIPGFDPNQSTDAKVIETLALSVGDRNLLGIMQRNAYNKFKNGRYKDAYAEFCRAADAHPSVNYLSAYWAGVTAHKLKKADEALQWIDKALAINPDYKPAQDFKSKTLKK, from the coding sequence ATGAGAGTGCGTAAGAGCGTTGTGTTGGCGTCGTTGTTTGCCCTGGCCCTGTTCGCCCTTCCCTCCTGGGCAGGGGAGGAAAAGGTGCGGATCGGCGTCTTCCAGTTCGAGAGCAAGACGTCCGGCGTGTCGCAACAGCAGGCCAACGCCGTCATGGACATGATGACCCGCGCCCTCGCGAGCTCGAAGTCCATCTCGGTGATCGAGCGGGCTCAGCTGGATAAGGTGGGCAAGGAGATCAAGCTGGGACAATCGGGGCTTGTGGACGCCAGCACGGCGGCCGAGGTGGGCCGCGTCGCCGGCGTGCAGTACATCCTTCTGGGCGCGGTCACGGAGCTGAACAAGAAGGCCTCGGGAGGGGCGATCCCCCTCTTCGGCAACATCGGCATCGCGACCGGTTCGGAGGAGGCGCAGGCCACCATCGACGTCCGCATCGTGGACACCTCGACGGCCGAGGTCAAACTGGCGCTCTCCGAGACGGGCTACTCCTCCAACGAGGTCTCCGGCCTGTACCTGGGCGGGGCAGTCTTGGCGGAGGGCACCTTCGACGGCCTGGAGAGCCGTGCCATCGCGGACTCGGTGACGCGCCTGGCGGCCCGCATCCGAGGCACCCTCGGCGGGGAGAGCTCGCACGTCGTCGCGGTGGCCGACAAGGAGGCCACGATCGATATCGGCTCCTCCATGGGGGCCAAGGAGGGGGCGCTGTATCTGGTCTACGCCGACGGCAAGACGATTCGGGGCATGAGCGGCGAGGAGATTGGGCGCGAGCGCCTGGCTTTCGCCGTGCTCAAGGTCCGCGAGGCCACGCCCACCTACAGCAACTGTACGTTCGTCAAGGGGGGCAAGGCGGCTCTGGTCCGCCGTGGGGACAAGGTCGAGCCGATCAGCAGCAGGATGATCAAGTCCCTCAAGTTCGCCGGCTCCCGTCCCGCCGCCTCCAGCGGGACCTTCGAGCAGATCTTCGGAAACGCCCCAAAGGACGGCGAGGTACCCCAAGCTGCCCCGGCGGGGGACGTGACGGCCGCGAACCCCGAGACCCCGCCTTCGGCCCCTATAGCGGAGCAACCCAAGCCGGACACCAAGCCGGCTACGGGCGAGGCCAAGGTCATTCCGGGGTTCGACCCCAACCAGTCCACGGACGCGAAGGTCATTGAGACCCTTGCCCTCTCGGTGGGGGACAGGAACCTCTTGGGGATCATGCAGCGCAACGCCTACAACAAGTTCAAGAACGGCAGGTATAAGGACGCCTACGCGGAGTTCTGCAGGGCAGCGGACGCACACCCCTCCGTCAACTACCTCTCGGCCTACTGGGCGGGGGTGACCGCGCATAAGTTGAAGAAGGCGGACGAGGCGCTCCAGTGGATCGACAAGGCCCTGGCGATCAACCCGGACTACAAGCCCGCCCAGGACTTCAAGTCGAAGACCCTGAAAAAGTAG
- a CDS encoding CsgG/HfaB family protein, whose translation MRREHGLRPGILSVPAIMVTLAVLAISLALAGAAAAREKPRLAVREFENKAGGNVPASAITEMMTTELYEAGLFTLVEREKLKYVGEEIRLSQSGLMDESTAPELGRIKGAQYSMTGAVTEYHYKAAGGAIPIPGVGGIGGASNTAYVTLDIRIINNETGEVAYAAAERGASNQTLGGLITKYGGFGAGKINGILAAATRKAVMKHVEGMRGLRLD comes from the coding sequence ATGAGACGAGAGCATGGCCTGCGCCCGGGTATTTTGTCAGTTCCGGCAATTATGGTAACCCTGGCGGTCCTGGCAATATCCCTCGCCCTGGCGGGCGCCGCCGCGGCACGGGAAAAACCGCGACTGGCGGTTCGGGAGTTCGAGAACAAGGCGGGGGGCAACGTTCCCGCCTCCGCCATAACCGAGATGATGACGACCGAGCTCTACGAGGCGGGGCTCTTCACCCTGGTGGAGCGCGAGAAGCTGAAGTACGTCGGGGAGGAGATTCGCCTGAGCCAATCGGGGCTCATGGACGAGTCCACGGCCCCCGAATTGGGCAGGATCAAGGGGGCGCAGTACTCCATGACGGGGGCCGTCACGGAGTACCACTACAAAGCGGCGGGAGGCGCCATCCCCATCCCGGGGGTCGGGGGGATCGGGGGAGCCTCCAACACGGCCTACGTAACGCTCGACATCCGCATCATCAACAACGAGACGGGCGAGGTGGCCTATGCGGCAGCGGAGCGCGGGGCCTCAAACCAGACGTTGGGCGGCCTCATCACCAAGTACGGCGGGTTTGGCGCGGGGAAGATCAACGGCATCCTGGCCGCGGCGACCCGTAAGGCCGTGATGAAGCACGTGGAGGGCATGAGGGGCCTGCGCCTCGATTGA